From a single Kitasatospora sp. NBC_00458 genomic region:
- a CDS encoding UPF0182 family membrane protein, whose product MPERSGPGFRRRVGPPSRRARVLLLTLGVLAVLFLLFVMFAGFWTDWLWFKSVHYSSVFTTQLWTKIGLFAVFGLLMAVIVGFNVWLAHRLRPPLSAMSVEQQSLDRYRSGLAPFKRWALTGIALVIGLVAGAAASGQWRTWLLWTNGTSFGVKDPQFGMDVSFYAFELPFYEFLLGFAFSAVIVSLLTSVLVHYLYGGLRLQGPGRRASVGAQGHLAVLLGVFVLLKAVAYWLDRYALAVKTGAYKGVSGWTGLRYVDANAFLPAKTILFFVAIICAVLFFLTPIRRTWAPALIGLGLMVLSAVLIGGVYPAIVQQFQVKPNEQAKETPYIQKNIDATRQAYGIADSEVSTYDPADSTNADALKPDAQTIADIRLLDPNVVGPTFQQNQALRKYYAFPKSLDVDRYGDQDSVLGVRELDLNGIQRNWINDHFNYTHGYGVIAAKGNQVDANGNPVYTESALPTKGSFGDYQQRIYYGEKTTTYSIVGGGYQDIDYTAEDGTPVHFSYDGEGGVGLGNPLTRAAYAVKFAEPQILYSSAIRDGAKVIYDRTPKERVEKVAPWLSIDADPYPVVEDGRVVWVLDGYTTSDGYPFSSKTTLGDVTKDSLTNQRGELLTAANQVNYIRNSVKATVDAYTGEVTLYQWDENDPVLKTWMKAFPDTVKAKAEIPGSLMPHLRYPQDMFKVQRDLLAEYHMTDAGGFFNGTDIWQVPTDPTTNSNEVQPPYYLTVRMPDAKAATFSLTTSFAPNGRDNLAAFMSVSADPGPDYGKIRIAKMPTDSGALGPKQVQAKFNSDPLVANQLTLLKTGTDSDIEYGNLLTLPVGGGLLNVEPVYLIGRSAKVPVLKKVLATYGNENAVVAVEDNLEKALAKVLGGAAGGAAVTPTAPGTTPTNPTTPTSPTTPGTTVSPELQKAIGDAVKANNDSQTAFKNGDWAAYGQAQKALSDALKAIEAAQQKPAGTPAPAPTPGAGAAPTPGAAPGTTPAAAPTGTPTPGS is encoded by the coding sequence ATGCCGGAACGCTCAGGGCCGGGTTTCCGGCGCAGAGTAGGCCCGCCCTCCCGGCGGGCGCGGGTGCTCCTGCTGACCCTGGGAGTGCTCGCGGTCCTCTTCCTGCTGTTCGTCATGTTCGCCGGCTTCTGGACGGACTGGCTCTGGTTCAAGTCGGTCCACTACTCCTCGGTGTTCACCACCCAGCTGTGGACGAAGATCGGACTGTTCGCCGTCTTCGGCCTGCTGATGGCGGTGATCGTCGGCTTCAACGTGTGGCTCGCGCACCGGCTGCGGCCGCCGCTGTCGGCGATGTCCGTCGAGCAACAGAGCCTGGACCGGTACCGCTCGGGCCTGGCGCCGTTCAAGCGCTGGGCGCTGACCGGGATCGCGCTGGTCATCGGGCTGGTGGCGGGCGCCGCGGCCTCGGGCCAGTGGCGGACGTGGCTGCTGTGGACCAACGGGACGTCCTTCGGCGTCAAGGACCCGCAGTTCGGCATGGACGTCTCGTTCTACGCCTTCGAGCTGCCGTTCTACGAGTTCCTGCTGGGCTTCGCGTTCAGCGCGGTGATCGTCTCGCTGCTCACCTCGGTGCTGGTGCACTACCTGTACGGCGGGCTGCGGCTGCAGGGCCCGGGCCGGCGGGCGAGCGTCGGCGCGCAGGGGCACCTGGCGGTGCTGCTGGGCGTCTTCGTGCTGCTGAAGGCGGTGGCGTACTGGCTGGACCGGTACGCGCTGGCGGTGAAGACCGGTGCGTACAAGGGCGTGTCCGGGTGGACCGGGCTGCGCTACGTGGACGCCAACGCGTTCCTGCCGGCGAAGACGATCCTGTTCTTCGTCGCGATCATCTGCGCGGTGCTGTTCTTCCTGACCCCGATCCGCCGCACCTGGGCCCCGGCCCTGATCGGCCTCGGGCTGATGGTGCTGTCGGCGGTGCTGATCGGCGGGGTGTACCCGGCGATCGTGCAGCAGTTCCAGGTCAAGCCGAACGAGCAGGCCAAGGAGACGCCGTACATCCAGAAGAACATCGACGCGACGCGCCAGGCGTACGGGATCGCGGACAGTGAGGTCAGCACCTACGACCCGGCGGACTCGACCAACGCGGACGCGCTGAAGCCGGACGCCCAGACCATCGCGGACATCCGGCTGCTGGACCCGAACGTGGTCGGTCCGACCTTCCAGCAGAACCAGGCGCTGCGGAAGTACTACGCCTTCCCCAAGTCGCTGGACGTCGACCGGTACGGCGACCAGGACTCCGTGCTGGGCGTGCGCGAGCTGGACCTGAACGGCATCCAGCGGAACTGGATCAACGACCACTTCAACTACACCCACGGCTACGGCGTGATCGCCGCCAAGGGCAACCAGGTGGACGCCAACGGCAACCCCGTCTACACCGAGTCGGCGCTGCCGACCAAGGGCTCCTTCGGCGACTACCAGCAGCGCATCTACTACGGCGAGAAGACCACGACGTACTCGATCGTCGGCGGCGGGTACCAGGACATCGACTACACCGCCGAGGACGGCACCCCGGTGCACTTCAGCTACGACGGCGAGGGCGGCGTCGGGCTGGGCAACCCGCTGACCCGGGCCGCGTACGCGGTGAAGTTCGCCGAGCCGCAGATCCTCTACTCCAGCGCGATCCGGGACGGCGCGAAGGTCATCTACGACCGCACCCCCAAGGAGCGGGTGGAGAAGGTCGCCCCGTGGCTGTCCATCGACGCCGACCCGTACCCGGTGGTGGAGGACGGCCGGGTGGTCTGGGTGCTGGACGGCTACACCACCTCCGACGGCTACCCGTTCTCGTCCAAGACGACCCTGGGCGACGTCACCAAGGACTCGCTGACCAACCAGCGCGGTGAGCTGCTGACCGCCGCCAACCAGGTCAACTACATCCGCAACTCGGTCAAGGCCACCGTGGACGCGTACACCGGCGAGGTGACGCTCTACCAGTGGGACGAGAACGACCCGGTGCTGAAGACCTGGATGAAGGCGTTCCCCGACACCGTCAAGGCGAAGGCCGAGATCCCGGGCTCGCTGATGCCCCACCTGCGGTACCCGCAGGACATGTTCAAGGTGCAGCGGGACCTGCTCGCCGAGTACCACATGACCGACGCCGGCGGCTTCTTCAACGGCACGGACATCTGGCAGGTGCCGACCGACCCGACCACCAACTCCAACGAGGTGCAGCCGCCGTACTACCTGACGGTCCGGATGCCCGACGCGAAGGCCGCGACGTTCTCGCTCACCACGAGCTTCGCGCCCAACGGCCGTGACAACCTGGCCGCCTTCATGTCGGTCAGCGCCGACCCGGGACCGGACTACGGGAAGATCCGGATCGCCAAGATGCCGACCGACTCGGGGGCGCTCGGGCCGAAGCAGGTGCAGGCGAAGTTCAACTCGGACCCGCTCGTGGCCAACCAGCTCACCCTGCTGAAGACCGGCACCGACTCCGACATCGAGTACGGCAACCTGCTGACCCTCCCGGTCGGCGGCGGCCTGCTCAACGTCGAACCGGTCTACCTGATCGGCCGCAGCGCGAAGGTGCCGGTGCTGAAGAAGGTGCTGGCGACCTACGGGAACGAGAACGCGGTCGTCGCCGTCGAGGACAACCTGGAGAAGGCGCTGGCCAAGGTGCTCGGCGGTGCGGCGGGCGGGGCGGCGGTCACGCCGACGGCGCCCGGCACCACGCCGACCAACCCGACGACGCCGACCAGCCCGACCACGCCGGGGACGACGGTCTCGCCGGAGCTGCAGAAGGCGATCGGGGACGCGGTCAAGGCGAACAACGACAGCCAGACCGCGTTCAAGAACGGCGACTGGGCGGCCTACGGGCAGGCCCAGAAGGCGCTGAGCGACGCCCTCAAGGCGATCGAGGCGGCGCAGCAGAAGCCGGCCGGCACCCCGGCACCGGCCCCGACGCCGGGGGCGGGCGCGGCTCCGACGCCGGGCGCCGCGCCGGGCACGACCCCGGCGGCCGCGCCGACGGGGACGCCGACCCCGGGCTCCTGA
- a CDS encoding Fur family transcriptional regulator produces the protein MSDLLERLRGRGWRLTSQRRVVAEVLDGEHVHLTADEVHARAVERLPEISRATVYNTLGELVCLGEVLEVATDGRAKRYDPNAHHAHQHLVCSGCGAIRDVHPMGDPLAALPASERFGFTVSGAEITYRGLCPDCTNRP, from the coding sequence ATGAGTGACCTGCTGGAACGGCTTCGCGGACGTGGATGGCGGCTGACCTCGCAGCGCCGGGTCGTGGCCGAGGTCCTCGACGGAGAACACGTGCACCTCACCGCCGACGAGGTGCACGCCCGCGCCGTGGAGCGGCTGCCCGAGATAAGCCGGGCGACCGTCTACAACACGCTGGGCGAACTCGTCTGCCTCGGCGAGGTGTTGGAGGTCGCCACCGACGGCCGCGCCAAGCGGTACGACCCCAACGCCCACCACGCCCACCAGCACCTGGTCTGCTCCGGGTGCGGCGCCATCCGCGACGTCCACCCGATGGGCGACCCGCTGGCCGCGCTGCCCGCCTCCGAGCGCTTCGGCTTCACCGTCTCCGGTGCCGAGATCACCTACCGCGGCCTCTGCCCGGACTGTACGAACCGGCCGTGA
- a CDS encoding catalase: MTTQDELRPTLTTEAGAPVADNQNTETAGVGGPALIQDQQLFEKLAHFNRERIPERVVHARGAAAYGTFTVTADVTGYTRAAFLAEVGKQTETFLRFSTVAGNLGSADAVRDPRGFALKFYTEEGNYDLVGNNTPVFFIKDATKFPDFIHTQKRDPYTGSQEADNVWDFWGLSPEATHQVTWLFGDRGIPASYRHLDGFGSHTYQWQNEAGEYFWVKYHFKTDQGIKNLTSEEAAKLAGEDPDSHQRDLREAIERGEYPTWTVSVQIMPAADAADYRFNPFDLTKVWPHADYPLVEFGKLELNRNPDNVFAEVEQSIFSPSHFVPGIGPSPDKMLQGRLFAYADAHRYRVGINADHLPVNRPHATEALNNSRDGHLYDGRHGRRKNYEPNSFGGPVQTGRPLWAPTPVSGATGTYDAHSHAEDNDFVQAGNLYRLIGEDEKQRLIANLAGFIAKVSADRDDIVERAVENFRKADADYGQRLEAAVRELRKQK; encoded by the coding sequence ATGACTACCCAGGACGAGCTGCGCCCCACCCTCACCACGGAGGCGGGTGCCCCCGTCGCCGACAACCAGAACACCGAGACCGCCGGTGTCGGCGGTCCGGCGTTGATCCAGGACCAGCAGCTGTTCGAGAAGCTCGCGCACTTCAACCGGGAGCGCATCCCGGAGCGCGTGGTGCACGCCCGCGGCGCGGCCGCCTACGGCACCTTCACGGTGACCGCCGACGTGACCGGCTACACCCGGGCCGCGTTCCTCGCCGAGGTCGGCAAGCAGACCGAGACCTTCCTGCGGTTCTCCACCGTGGCCGGCAACCTCGGCTCGGCCGACGCCGTGCGCGACCCGCGCGGCTTCGCGCTGAAGTTCTACACCGAGGAGGGCAACTACGACCTCGTCGGCAACAACACCCCGGTGTTCTTCATCAAGGACGCCACCAAGTTCCCGGACTTCATCCACACCCAGAAGCGCGACCCGTACACCGGCTCCCAGGAGGCGGACAACGTCTGGGACTTCTGGGGCCTGTCGCCCGAGGCCACCCACCAGGTGACCTGGCTGTTCGGCGACCGCGGCATCCCGGCCTCCTACCGGCACCTCGACGGCTTCGGCTCGCACACCTACCAGTGGCAGAACGAGGCCGGCGAGTACTTCTGGGTCAAGTACCACTTCAAGACCGACCAGGGCATCAAGAACCTTACGTCCGAGGAGGCGGCCAAGCTCGCGGGCGAGGACCCGGACAGCCACCAGCGCGACCTGCGCGAGGCCATCGAGCGCGGCGAGTACCCCACCTGGACGGTCAGCGTCCAGATCATGCCGGCGGCCGACGCGGCGGACTACCGCTTCAACCCCTTCGACCTCACCAAGGTCTGGCCGCACGCCGACTACCCGCTGGTCGAGTTCGGCAAGCTGGAGCTCAACCGCAACCCCGACAACGTCTTCGCCGAGGTCGAGCAGTCGATCTTCTCGCCGTCGCACTTCGTGCCCGGCATCGGCCCGTCCCCCGACAAGATGCTGCAGGGCCGCCTCTTCGCCTACGCGGACGCCCACCGCTACCGCGTCGGCATCAATGCCGACCACCTGCCGGTCAACCGCCCGCACGCCACCGAGGCGCTCAACAACAGCCGCGACGGCCACCTTTACGACGGCCGCCACGGCCGCCGGAAGAACTACGAGCCGAACAGCTTCGGCGGTCCGGTGCAGACCGGCCGCCCGCTCTGGGCGCCGACCCCCGTCAGCGGTGCCACCGGCACCTACGACGCCCACTCGCACGCCGAGGACAACGACTTCGTGCAGGCGGGCAACCTCTACCGGCTGATCGGCGAGGACGAGAAGCAGCGGCTGATCGCCAACCTGGCCGGCTTCATCGCCAAGGTCTCGGCCGACCGCGACGACATCGTCGAGCGCGCGGTCGAGAACTTCCGCAAGGCCGACGCCGACTACGGTCAGCGCCTTGAGGCCGCGGTGCGGGAGCTGCGCAAGCAGAAGTGA
- a CDS encoding tetratricopeptide repeat protein, which translates to MRLIGKNGAGTGPATTEVDTEAWAESPERNPGALPAQRTSGLTERRPESGYGPDSLVHVPTSRFTAGIGPYGALAEQADQGEGAGDRAGFDTASFESALAAREQAALESRHRQAADAGDPDAAGRLGTLLLRRGDLEDAEPYLRAAAAAGLRSAANNLGVLLHQQGHRAEAAQWWRQAAVAGSAPAAHALGLQLRDQGEEEAAEYWLHFAADHGHPLGAYALGDLMEHRRDVRAERWFKVSADAGHREAAYRLARMREAAGDKETAEAWYRIAAARSHARAALRLGVLLEERAGGDHALLEEAARWYRQSAQNGEPRAACALGFLLRDSGELGAAADWWQEAAEAGDGNAANALGALHASRGEAAAAERWYRSALEAGDQNGAFNLGLLCAGAGRDQQAEQWYRRAAYAGHREACNALAVVLLQRGDESGAEPWFSKAAEAGSVDGAFNLGVLHAGRGEQQQAQEWYARAAAEGHGEAALQLAVVQEQRGNLAGALERYRQAAAGGSAEGSFRLASVLDRRGDSDAEAEHWYAVAADAGHRRAQVRMGVRAAERGALEIAESWYRRAAEAGSRSAAFNLGLLLARQDSEAEAMLWYTRAADAGHGRAALRLALLALRRGEPVQAENWCRRAADYGPAEVAERAGRLLGALHAELSA; encoded by the coding sequence ATGAGGCTGATCGGCAAGAACGGGGCGGGAACGGGACCGGCGACCACCGAGGTGGACACCGAGGCCTGGGCGGAGAGCCCCGAGCGGAACCCGGGTGCCCTGCCCGCCCAGCGCACCAGCGGCCTGACGGAACGCCGGCCGGAGTCCGGCTACGGCCCGGACAGCCTGGTGCACGTCCCCACCAGCCGGTTCACCGCCGGGATCGGCCCGTACGGGGCGCTCGCCGAGCAGGCCGACCAGGGGGAGGGCGCCGGCGACCGGGCCGGCTTCGACACCGCGAGCTTCGAGAGCGCGCTGGCCGCCCGCGAGCAGGCCGCGCTGGAGTCCCGGCACCGGCAGGCCGCCGACGCCGGCGACCCGGACGCCGCCGGCCGCCTCGGCACCCTGCTGCTGCGCCGCGGCGACCTGGAGGACGCCGAGCCGTACCTGCGCGCCGCCGCCGCGGCGGGGCTGCGCTCGGCCGCCAACAACCTCGGCGTGCTGCTGCACCAGCAGGGCCACCGGGCCGAGGCGGCCCAGTGGTGGCGGCAGGCGGCGGTGGCCGGCAGCGCGCCCGCCGCGCACGCGCTCGGCCTGCAACTGCGCGACCAGGGCGAGGAGGAGGCGGCCGAGTACTGGCTGCACTTCGCCGCCGACCACGGGCACCCGCTGGGCGCCTACGCACTGGGCGACCTGATGGAGCACCGCCGCGACGTGCGCGCCGAGCGGTGGTTCAAGGTGTCCGCCGACGCCGGCCACCGCGAGGCCGCCTACCGGCTGGCCCGGATGCGGGAGGCCGCCGGGGACAAGGAGACCGCGGAGGCCTGGTACCGGATCGCGGCCGCCCGCAGCCACGCCCGGGCGGCGCTGCGCCTCGGCGTGCTGCTGGAGGAGCGGGCCGGCGGGGACCACGCGCTGCTGGAGGAGGCCGCCCGCTGGTACCGGCAGTCGGCGCAGAACGGCGAACCGCGGGCCGCGTGCGCGCTGGGCTTCCTGCTGCGCGACTCCGGGGAGCTCGGCGCGGCCGCCGACTGGTGGCAGGAGGCGGCCGAGGCGGGGGACGGCAACGCCGCCAACGCGCTCGGGGCGCTGCACGCCTCGCGCGGCGAGGCCGCCGCGGCGGAGCGCTGGTACCGCAGCGCCCTGGAGGCCGGGGACCAGAACGGCGCCTTCAACCTGGGGCTGCTGTGCGCCGGTGCGGGCCGCGACCAGCAGGCCGAGCAGTGGTACCGCCGGGCCGCGTACGCCGGGCACCGGGAGGCGTGCAACGCGCTGGCCGTGGTGCTGCTGCAGCGCGGCGACGAGTCGGGCGCCGAACCGTGGTTCTCCAAGGCCGCCGAGGCGGGCAGCGTGGACGGCGCGTTCAACCTGGGCGTGCTGCACGCCGGGCGCGGTGAGCAGCAGCAGGCCCAGGAGTGGTACGCGCGGGCCGCCGCGGAGGGGCACGGCGAGGCGGCGCTGCAGCTGGCGGTGGTGCAGGAGCAGCGCGGCAACCTCGCCGGCGCGCTGGAGCGCTACCGGCAGGCGGCGGCGGGCGGGTCGGCGGAGGGGTCGTTCCGGCTGGCCTCGGTGCTGGACCGGCGCGGCGACTCGGACGCGGAGGCCGAGCACTGGTACGCGGTGGCGGCCGACGCCGGGCACCGGCGGGCGCAGGTGCGGATGGGCGTCCGGGCGGCCGAGCGGGGGGCCCTGGAGATCGCCGAGAGCTGGTACCGGCGGGCGGCGGAGGCGGGCAGCCGCAGCGCCGCGTTCAACCTGGGGCTGCTGCTGGCCCGGCAGGACAGCGAGGCCGAGGCGATGCTCTGGTACACCCGGGCGGCGGACGCCGGGCACGGGCGGGCGGCGCTGCGGCTCGCGCTGCTGGCGTTGCGCCGGGGGGAGCCGGTGCAGGCGGAGAACTGGTGCCGGCGGGCGGCGGACTACGGCCCGGCGGAGGTGGCCGAGCGGGCGGGCCGGCTGCTGGGCGCGCTGCACGCGGAACTGAGCGCGTAG